AGAGTGGAGGATGCGACAGCAGAACTCCGGCAACGGAATGAAGAACTGGCCGCCGTCAACGAGCGACTCTCCATTGCGCAACGTGACATTCTCCGGCAACAACGGTTGGCGGTCTTGGGCCAACTGGTCGCCACCATCGCCCACAAGATCGGCACACCCTTAACGGCCATTTTCGGACACCTGCAACTGCTCCAGGAAGATCCGCATCTTCCCCAGGAAGTCCTGGAGCGGGTGCGAACCATGCTCAAACAAACCGATCGTCTCACCCACAGCATCCAGGATTTACTCACCTTTACGCGAACACCCACCATCTCCGTCGAACAGGTCTCGGTTCCGACCCTGATCGACCAGTCGTTGCTATTATTTCGCCCGCTTCTCCAAGAGCACGGCATTCAAGGCCTGACCCACTTTGCACCCGATCTGTGGCCGGTCCAGGGAGATGCCTTTCATCTTCAGGAGGCCATCAACAACCTCATCGATAATGCCATCGATGCCATGCCGGACGGCGGACAATTGACCATTCAGGCCCGAAACGCCGAAGATACCCCTCAAGCGGGACCGGAGGTCATCATTGATATTCACGATTCAGGGCCAGGGATTCCGCGGGAACACATAGAAAAAATCTTTGACCCCTTCTTTACCACCAAAAGCGTGGGATCGGGAACGGGCCTGGGGTTAGCCATCACCACCGAAATTATTCAATTGCACAAGGGCCACATCACCGTGCACAGCGAAGAGGGCCATGGCACCCGTTTTCTCATTCGGCTGCCGGCCTGGAGGAACTTGGATCATGCATAAAGCCACCATCCTCATCGTCGATGATGAACCGGACACACTGATCCTGCTTCGGGAAATCATGGAAAAAGAAGGCTATCAGGTCTACACCGCGACGAGCGGTCAAGCCGCCTTACAGACCTTCGTCGATCAAACACCGGATGTGGTGTTGTCGGATATTCAAATGCCACACATGGACGGGCTGGCCCTCCTGGCTGAAACTCGGAAACGCAGCCCCCTCACCCAGGTCATTCTCCTCACCGCCTATGGGTCGTTGTCGACCGCAGTAGAAGGGATCAAAGCCGGGGCCTTCGATTACCTCTCCAAGCCGTTCGCATTGGAAGAAATTCGTTCCGTCGTCCGACGGGCCTGTGACCATAAACATACCCTGGAGCAGGCACGCGTATCGATCCAGCCGCTTCTGCCAAAAGGCAATGGCATCAATCAGATACAAGGCAACAGTCCGCCGATGGTGGCCGTCTACAAACTTATCGCCCGCGTCGCCCCGACGGAATCCACCGTCCTCATCCATGGTGAAACGGGAACAGGAAAGGAACTCATTGCCAGGGCCATCCATGCCAACAGTCTCCGAAGCGACGGGCCGTTTATCGCCGTGGATTGCGGCACCCTCACAGAAAATCTGCTGGAAAGTGAATTATTCGGTCACGAACGAGGAGCCTTCACGGGAGCCATCACGCTCAAGAAGGGACTCCTGGAATCGGCCAATCGAGGCACCTGTTTTCTGGATGAAATCGGCGATATCTCCCCGAACCTGCAGAGCAAACTTCTCCGGGTCCTGCAAGAGCATGAAATTCGCCGTGTGGGCGGCATGGAATCGATCAAAGTCGATGTCCGCATCATTGCCGCCACCAACAAACACCTCAAAAAACTGGTAGAATCCGGGAAGTTCAGGGAAGACCTGTACTATCGGCTCAACGTCGTCACGCTGCATCTGCCATCGCTGAGAGAACGGGTCGAAGACATTCCCACACTCATCGACTACTTCCTCACCAAATATACCCAGCTCAACAACAAGGTCATCACCGGCGTGCACCCGCAGGCGTTAGCCCTGCTCACCAACTATTCGTGGCCGGGAAATGTGCGTGAACTCGAACATACCATCGAACGAGCCGTGGTCATGACTCCACATTCCCTTATCATGTCTCACGACCTCCCGTTAGCGCTCGTCGCGCCTCCCGCGCTACCCGACCAATCGCCATCCCACCCGGACTGGAAAACACTCGGACAGCTCGAACGGGAACACATCCTCAAAGTCCTCGATGCCCAGCAAGGCGACGAAAACCGCACCTCGGAACTCCTGGGCATCCACCGGAAAACCCTCCAACGCAAACTCAAAGAATACGGCCTCCGCTAAAACCCATTCCGGCATTCCCGCCATCTCCATCAGCCCTCGCCCATCCCCCTCCCAAGTTGTCATCCTGAGAGAATCGAAGGATCTAGCAAAATCATAGGACTCCTCCACCATGGCCACAGACTCTTCATCCTAATTCCTCCGTCATCCTCACCATCCGTCCTCGCCCATCCCTCTCCCCTCGTGGTCATCATCCTGAGCGCAGCGAAGGATCTGTGCCCAGCCACGTGAACAATGAACCAGCAAAATTCATATTCTCTGTATTTGAAATCCTGAACCTTGCGAGTGGGCTCACGCTCCATGGTTTTACCTCGATACGCATTAATCTTGGCCCGACGCCTGCCGGCTGTTCCCAAGGAGGGACGCTCTTCGCATCTAGCGGACCCTGTCTGAGCCTGGCGAGTTGATCCGCTCTTCAAAGTGTTAGCGTCCCTCCTCTTCCATGTGCCCAGACGGGGCGTCAATGGTTTTGGCAACTTTTGCCGAAACAAAAGTGGCTCGGCTGCCGGGCCGACCCCCGGCATCTATCTTCCCCAGTCCACATTCCTACAGTCCTCGCTTTTTCATATGGGTCTCTGCAAGGTTCTTTTGATCCGACGCCTGCCGGCTGGCCCCAAGGAGGGACGCTCTTTTCAGCAGCGGACCCTGTTTGAGCCTGGCGAGTTGGTCCGCTCTTCAAAAAGTTCGCGTCCCTCCTCTCCCATGCGCCCAGACGGGGCGTCAATGGTTTTGGGTCCTTTTGCCGAAACAAAAGAACCTCGGCTGCCGTGCCGACCCCCGGCTCTACAAAATCTGTACTTTAAGCAATAGGTTGGGTACATTCTTCTAAGGAATCCCTTAGAACAAAAAAAGAGGGTCACGCCATGTCAACGGCAGAACAAATCATGCGAGAAATTCAAAAGCTTCCAGAACCTTTGGCGAAGGAAGTCTTAGATTTCATCGGGTACATTGAGTTGAAACATGGGCTCAAAGATCGACTAGCTGAAGAACTCAAGCTCGCTCAAACTCCGGCCATGAAACATGTATGGGACAATTCCGAGGATGAGGTGTGGAATGACGTGTAGCGCCAATAACCTTGTACTCATGCCCTTCCCCTACTAAATGACCTAAGTCC
Above is a window of Nitrospiraceae bacterium DNA encoding:
- a CDS encoding sigma-54-dependent Fis family transcriptional regulator — protein: MHKATILIVDDEPDTLILLREIMEKEGYQVYTATSGQAALQTFVDQTPDVVLSDIQMPHMDGLALLAETRKRSPLTQVILLTAYGSLSTAVEGIKAGAFDYLSKPFALEEIRSVVRRACDHKHTLEQARVSIQPLLPKGNGINQIQGNSPPMVAVYKLIARVAPTESTVLIHGETGTGKELIARAIHANSLRSDGPFIAVDCGTLTENLLESELFGHERGAFTGAITLKKGLLESANRGTCFLDEIGDISPNLQSKLLRVLQEHEIRRVGGMESIKVDVRIIAATNKHLKKLVESGKFREDLYYRLNVVTLHLPSLRERVEDIPTLIDYFLTKYTQLNNKVITGVHPQALALLTNYSWPGNVRELEHTIERAVVMTPHSLIMSHDLPLALVAPPALPDQSPSHPDWKTLGQLEREHILKVLDAQQGDENRTSELLGIHRKTLQRKLKEYGLR